The Pirellulales bacterium genome has a segment encoding these proteins:
- a CDS encoding Bax inhibitor-1 family protein produces MSFAENPNQLSQPSMWGDIAARAEPNERADFIKKTYLHLLGAVVAFCGLEAIYLNTSFAGDAMQRLMGAGNFGLIVAFGLFILASTVARSWANGSTSVGMQYAGLALYVVVQSLIFIPILYYAAHLANNQNIIPTAGTITLLMFAGLTVAVFVTGHDFSFLSTGLTIAGFALMGLIVCSWLFGFNLGTLFTVGVIVLACGYILYDTSNVLYHYRIGQHVAAALALFASVALLFMYILRLLMQTQSRR; encoded by the coding sequence ATGAGCTTCGCTGAAAATCCGAATCAATTATCACAGCCATCGATGTGGGGCGACATTGCCGCCCGGGCCGAACCGAACGAACGTGCCGATTTCATCAAGAAAACGTACCTGCATTTGCTCGGCGCGGTGGTAGCGTTTTGTGGCCTGGAAGCGATTTACCTGAACACGTCGTTTGCTGGCGATGCCATGCAGCGGTTGATGGGCGCTGGCAACTTTGGCTTGATCGTGGCCTTCGGGCTGTTCATTTTGGCCTCTACGGTCGCACGTTCCTGGGCGAACGGTTCGACATCGGTCGGCATGCAATACGCGGGACTTGCTCTTTACGTCGTCGTTCAATCGTTGATTTTCATCCCGATTCTGTACTATGCCGCGCACCTCGCTAATAATCAAAATATCATTCCCACCGCGGGCACCATTACTTTATTGATGTTCGCCGGTTTGACGGTGGCTGTCTTTGTAACCGGGCATGATTTCTCGTTCTTGAGCACCGGCCTGACGATTGCCGGCTTTGCCCTCATGGGATTGATTGTGTGCTCGTGGTTATTTGGATTCAATCTGGGCACACTGTTTACGGTAGGCGTGATCGTGCTGGCTTGTGGATACATTTTGTACGACACGTCGAACGTGCTGTATCATTACCGCATTGGGCAGCACGTGGCCGCCGCACTGGCGCTGTTTGCCTCTGTCGCCTTGCTGTTCATGTACATTCTCAGGCTTTTGATGCAAACCCAATCGCGGCGGTAA